The Candidatus Hinthialibacter antarcticus genomic sequence GAAATATTTCGCGTCGAGTGGATTGATACGCCAAACACGCATGGAACCGGCTGCGTGTTTAGTGCGGCGATCACCGCGCACTTGGCAAAGGGGAGCGAACTTCGGGACGCTGTCGCTGGAGCAAGATCATTTATGGACCGCGCCATCCGAACCAACCCCAATTTAGGCAAGGGCAGAGGGCCGGTTAATCATCAAGCGCCGGTTGATTGATTTCCAGCGCCTCATCTACGGCTGATGGAACGGGCGTTAATTCAACAATCATTTTAAAGCGCAACTGGTTTAATAATCGTTTCGCGGTTTCGCTTTCGCTATACCAAGTCGATTCATCTTCATCGCGATAGCGTTTCATCCGTTGCTGGACATGTTCAAAAAAGACGGCGTCAGCCGTTTTGTAGCGTTCAAAAGCGGCGACTTTTTCGATTAACTCCGGGTCTTTGTCATATTCGTTTTTATACGCGGCTTTTAACAATGCGTCTGCGTAGCGCTCATCAACATTTGGGCTTTCGGGGTCTTCGATGCCTAATAGTCTGAACCGATGTTGCAGGCTTTTTTCTTCAATTAACCGAATTTGAATTTGCGACTGGCATTGTTCAAACGGAATCAATCCTTGCTCGTGTTTGTCAATGAGTTGAATAAAGTGCCAGGTATCGCCCACTTGAATGGGGCCGGTCACTTCGTGGATATCAAGCGCCCACAGTGCGCGCTCAAATGGTGGTGAAATGGTCCCTTTTTCGATCCATCCAATATAGCCGTCTGCGCTTGAGGTTTCTGATTCAGAATACTGGAGAAGGTTTTGAAAATCTTCGCCGGATTCCAAACGTTGCGTAATGGTCGCCGGACGAATCGACTCATCTGAAGATTCTTCGTGAAGCATAATATGCCGCGCGAGGCGGTCGCCGGGTTCGTAAAACTCTTGTGGGTGTTGTACGTAGTAGGTCAGCATCTCCTGACGGGTGATGGATGGAGTAATTCGGTCGAGCTCCGATTCCATCTTAAGTTTGATGCGCTCTTCTTTATATTTTTTAACTTCAATAGAAACACTTTCAACCGGTTGCTGATTGTCGTTTGAGGTTAGTGCTTCTAATAATGCGACATGTTGAATGATTCGTTTGAGCAGAGCTTGAGCGAGCTCTTGTTCAAGCCAATCTGCTTGCTCCCGATCTAACCCTTCAACATCTTCAGGCGTTAGTTCAAGTGCGCGCAATATGGGGCCATCGCCTTCGGGCGGGTGTTGAATGTACCACCGGATATCTTCTTCGCTAATATTTCCACTTTCGTAAATCGCAAGGACGCCTTGGTTGGCGAGATCATTCATATATATATTGCGGCTGTGTTGAAAATAGGCGGAACCGATCAATGCAACCAAAATCGGGACGATAAATGCGATAAAAATGTGGATTTTTTTTGATCGTATCATTTTAAGAGTATTTAAGAAAACCTATTGAAAATGCACATTCTGTCTATTGATTACCTAAGTCAATTTTTTTTTAAATCCATATTAAATTTAAAAGAGGATTGACTTTGGTTAACCTGCTAGTACGATTAACTTTAGAAACCTTTCCTTTAGTCGGTGGCTTAAAGTCATGTTTTACGCTACACCGCTTCTCTTTTTCTCCAACCACAAACCGCCAATTGGCGTTTCACAAACACATAACCCCCTAGGGAGGCATATTTGATATGTTTGATGCATCAGCTGAAGTTGAATTGCATGTTGGAGACGAAGTATTAGTTGACTCGTTAAACGGGCAGCGCGGCAAGATTGAGTCAATTCGCGTGATCTCCGATGCGCAAGTGGTTCAAAAGTTTAATGGCTGCCCCAGTGGAGTTGTATTGACAATTCAAAGCAGCGACGCAGTGATTAACGTACGCGGCGCTGATGTTACGCTGCCTCACGTCGTCGCGTAACACGAATTGCCATCCAGTATTCGCCTTTCCTTTTGGCGGTTGTCAAAGGGAGGTGAATGCTTTTATCCACCCCCCAATATTTTATTGAATCCCACCGGTACGTATTTTTTCTAATGTCAGCAAATTTTCTACCCACGGATTGCGGCGCCAGGCAAACTTCATCAGGTCTTTAATCTGTGCGTCGGTCAATCGCTTTCCATCTGATGGAGCCGTATTGAGTTCCGCATGACGCGTGTTGCGAATTCCAGGAATGACGGAACCCGTTTGGTCATGGCTTAGCGTAAAGCGCAATGCTAACTCCGGCATCGACATGTCAGGCGTGTTGGTTTTCGCCCACTCTTTAATTTGCTCAACGCGTTGTACAGTCGCTTTTAGATTATCGCCCCGGAAATAGCGTGAGCGAAAATCATCTTCGGCGAAGACTTCATTGCCAGTGAATTTTCCCGTCAAGGCCGCTTCATCAAATGGAACGCGGACGATGACGAAAATATCGTTGTCCTTACAATGCGGGAGAATGGTATACGCCGGATGTTGTTCAAACAAATTGAAGATTACTTGCAGCGAGTCGACCACGCCGGATTGCAGGGCGGGGATAACTTGTTCCGGGAAGTTCTCAGTGGTCGAGATGCCGAATGCGCGAATTTTCCCGTCTTTTTTCAATTTTTCAGCGGCGGAATAAATTTCATCGACCCCGTTCCAGGTTTCACACCATGTGTGTAACTGATACACGTCGATGCAATCGGTTTGTAGGTTTTTTAAACTGAATTCAACGCCTTCAATCAAGTAATCAACGGGAA encodes the following:
- a CDS encoding peptidylprolyl isomerase — its product is MIRSKKIHIFIAFIVPILVALIGSAYFQHSRNIYMNDLANQGVLAIYESGNISEEDIRWYIQHPPEGDGPILRALELTPEDVEGLDREQADWLEQELAQALLKRIIQHVALLEALTSNDNQQPVESVSIEVKKYKEERIKLKMESELDRITPSITRQEMLTYYVQHPQEFYEPGDRLARHIMLHEESSDESIRPATITQRLESGEDFQNLLQYSESETSSADGYIGWIEKGTISPPFERALWALDIHEVTGPIQVGDTWHFIQLIDKHEQGLIPFEQCQSQIQIRLIEEKSLQHRFRLLGIEDPESPNVDERYADALLKAAYKNEYDKDPELIEKVAAFERYKTADAVFFEHVQQRMKRYRDEDESTWYSESETAKRLLNQLRFKMIVELTPVPSAVDEALEINQPALDD
- a CDS encoding aldo/keto reductase; this encodes MQFRRFGRMGWDVSEIGFGAWAIGGMWGDQDDNDSLAALHKYIELGGNFIDTAQAYGDGRSESLVAKAIKEHGDRIYVATKLPPKNRIWNPPSGMPWDEAFPVDYLIEGVEFSLKNLQTDCIDVYQLHTWCETWNGVDEIYSAAEKLKKDGKIRAFGISTTENFPEQVIPALQSGVVDSLQVIFNLFEQHPAYTILPHCKDNDIFVIVRVPFDEAALTGKFTGNEVFAEDDFRSRYFRGDNLKATVQRVEQIKEWAKTNTPDMSMPELALRFTLSHDQTGSVIPGIRNTRHAELNTAPSDGKRLTDAQIKDLMKFAWRRNPWVENLLTLEKIRTGGIQ